In Dermochelys coriacea isolate rDerCor1 chromosome 10, rDerCor1.pri.v4, whole genome shotgun sequence, one DNA window encodes the following:
- the ASB7 gene encoding ankyrin repeat and SOCS box protein 7 isoform X2 codes for MLHHHCRRNPELQEELQIQAAVAAGDVHTVRKMLEQGYSPNGRDANGWTLLHFSAARGKERCVRVFLEHGADPTVKDLIGGFTALHYAAMHGRARIARLMLESEYRSDIINAKSNDGWTPLHVAAHYGRDSFVRLLLEFKAEVDPLSDKGTTPLQLAIIRERSSCVKILLDHNANIDIQNGFLLRYAVIKSNHSYCRMFLQRGADTNLGRLEDGQTPLHLSALRDDVLCAQMLYNYGADTNTRNYEGQTPLAVSISISGSSRPCLDFLQEVTNATKNE; via the exons ATGTTACACCATCACTGTCGGAGGAACCCTGAACTACAGGAAGAGTTGCAGATTCAGGCTGCAGTAGCTGCTGGGGATGTTCACACTGTGCGCAAGATGTTGGAACAGGGCTATTCTCCAAATGGTCGAGATGCCAATGGCTGGACCTTGCTTCATTTCTCCGCAGCAAGAGGGAAAGAGAGATGTGTTCGTGTATTTCTTGAACACGGAG CTGATCCCACAGTTAAGGACTTAATCGGAGGCTTCACTGCTCTGCATTATGCTGCCATGCATGGCCGAGCAAGGATTGCACGCTTGATGTTGGAATCAGAATATAGAAGTGACATTATCAATGCAAAAAGCAATGATGGTTGGACTCCCCTCCATGTAGCAGCCCACTATGGCAGAGACTCATTTGTCAGACTCCTGCTGGAGTTCAAGGCTGAGGTTGATCCGCTCAGTGATAAAGGTACTACACCGCTTCAGTTAGCCATTATCCGAGAAAGGTCAAGCTGTGTGAAAATCCTTCTGGATCACAATGCCAACATCGAcattcaaaatggtttcctgTTACGATACGCTGTGATCAAAAGCAATCACTCTTACTGCCGAATGTTTCTTCAGAGAGGGGCGGATACAAACTTGGGCCGCTTAGAAGATGGACAGACACCATTACACTTGTCTGCTCTTAGAGATGATGTGCTTTGTGCACAAATGTTATATAATTATGGAGCAGACACTAACACAAGGAACTATGAAGGACAGACTCCATTGGCTGTTTCAATAAGTATTTCTGGAAGTAGCCGACCTTGTCTGGATTTCTTACAAGAAGTAACAA